A single window of Chloracidobacterium sp. DNA harbors:
- a CDS encoding ferritin-like domain-containing protein, with translation MPVNARASLIRILQNAHAGECAAAYAYRGHWKSLKDSREKDRIREIEAEEWDHRGRVAEWLDKLGANPRPLREKIFWTIGRTLGATCFLSGWFMPMYFAGRLESQNSVEYEDAAKFADELGMDDCVADLLDMARVEVEHEQFFHSVVATHWLLPSMKRVFGWS, from the coding sequence ATGCCGGTAAATGCTCGAGCGAGCCTTATCCGCATTCTGCAAAACGCTCACGCCGGTGAGTGTGCGGCAGCATATGCATATCGCGGGCATTGGAAATCGCTGAAGGACTCGCGCGAGAAAGACCGCATTCGTGAGATCGAGGCCGAGGAATGGGATCATCGCGGACGTGTTGCCGAATGGCTTGATAAGCTCGGTGCCAACCCAAGACCTTTACGAGAAAAGATATTCTGGACGATCGGCCGCACGCTTGGAGCGACCTGCTTCCTCTCGGGGTGGTTTATGCCGATGTATTTCGCCGGCCGTCTCGAAAGCCAGAACTCGGTCGAGTACGAGGACGCCGCAAAATTTGCGGATGAATTAGGAATGGACGATTGCGTCGCTGACCTCCTCGATATGGCACGGGTTGAGGTAGAGCACGAACAGTTTTTTCACAGCGTTGTTGCTACCCACTGGCTGTTGCCCTCGATGAAGCGAGTTTTTGGATGGAGTTAG
- a CDS encoding DinB family protein, with translation MSDTTTLISALAMAPGVIIPLIREVPPQILKRRPSPAKWSAYEHAIHLSQSDIAFRARLDLILSTPEPIIKTIENSAEDEAGAMLEIDLDESLDRYVRERAALVTRLKQLTPDEWQKTAVHEAFDHYSVFIMFRHLFVHEMLHAYRIEELLLKNDWD, from the coding sequence ATGAGCGATACAACCACCTTGATCTCCGCGCTCGCGATGGCTCCCGGCGTGATCATTCCTTTGATCCGTGAGGTGCCGCCGCAGATACTGAAGCGTCGTCCCAGCCCGGCAAAATGGTCGGCTTACGAACACGCGATTCACCTGTCGCAGTCGGACATTGCGTTTCGAGCGCGGCTCGATCTGATCTTGTCCACGCCGGAACCGATCATTAAGACGATAGAGAATTCCGCCGAGGACGAGGCGGGTGCGATGCTCGAAATAGATCTTGACGAGAGTCTAGACAGATACGTACGCGAACGTGCCGCTCTCGTGACACGACTAAAACAGCTTACGCCCGACGAATGGCAGAAAACCGCCGTCCACGAGGCGTTCGACCACTATTCGGTGTTCATCATGTTCCGCCACTTGTTCGTGCACGAGATGCTCCACGCCTACCGGATCGAAGAGCTGCTGCTTAAGAATGATTGGGATTGA
- a CDS encoding SRPBCC domain-containing protein: MNMDHPLDFKVNKETKTVTITKTFAAERTLVWEAYTNSELLDQWWAPKPFLSRTKAMDFEVGGRRFYAMVTPEGAERWQVQKYTSITPTTNFKMFCAFADDEENLELPGSDWDLNFTEQDGTTTVHVSIYNESLERLERMVAMGFKEGFTATLGQLEDLLATLSEQR; the protein is encoded by the coding sequence ATGAATATGGATCATCCATTAGATTTTAAAGTAAACAAAGAGACCAAGACGGTCACGATCACGAAAACGTTTGCGGCTGAACGCACACTCGTTTGGGAAGCATACACAAACTCGGAACTGCTCGATCAATGGTGGGCACCGAAACCGTTTCTGTCGCGAACAAAGGCGATGGATTTTGAGGTTGGCGGTCGCAGATTCTACGCGATGGTCACGCCCGAAGGTGCGGAGCGTTGGCAGGTGCAGAAATATACTTCCATTACTCCGACGACCAACTTCAAGATGTTTTGTGCCTTTGCGGACGATGAGGAAAACCTCGAACTGCCGGGCTCTGATTGGGATTTGAACTTCACCGAGCAAGACGGCACGACGACCGTTCACGTCTCGATCTATAACGAATCGCTCGAACGCCTCGAGCGGATGGTCGCGATGGGATTCAAGGAAGGTTTCACCGCCACACTCGGCCAGCTCGAAGACCTGTTGGCTACCTTGTCGGAACAGCGATGA
- a CDS encoding GDP-mannose 4,6-dehydratase, whose protein sequence is MKRNILITGGAGFIGSHLVDRLLAEGDWKITVVDDFNGFYSPDIKRANIAEHLGRANYRMVEADIRDAAALAEVFSESVFDVIVHLAARAGVRPSLAEPKLYAETNINGTLNLLELARVHSVKQFVFASSSSVYGINCKMPFAEDDRIHQPISPYAATKAAGELLCHTYSHLHDIRTVCLRFFTVYGARQRPDLAIHKFAKLISDGRPIQMFGDGTTRRDYTYIDDIIQGVRASIDYDASMHEVFNLGESQTIELKELIALIERALDTKAVIDHQPMQPGDVPCTYADISKARELLAYNPTTKIADGIPKFVEWFCGTK, encoded by the coding sequence GTGAAACGAAATATTTTAATAACCGGTGGTGCCGGATTTATTGGCTCGCATCTGGTCGACCGTCTGCTCGCGGAAGGCGATTGGAAAATTACTGTCGTTGATGACTTTAACGGCTTTTACTCGCCGGACATCAAGCGGGCGAACATAGCTGAGCATCTTGGGCGTGCAAATTACCGAATGGTCGAGGCTGATATTCGCGATGCCGCCGCACTTGCGGAGGTTTTTTCCGAAAGTGTGTTTGACGTCATCGTTCACCTCGCCGCGAGGGCGGGAGTGCGTCCGTCCCTGGCCGAACCTAAGCTGTATGCCGAGACCAATATAAACGGTACGCTCAACCTGCTGGAACTCGCTCGTGTCCACAGCGTAAAACAATTTGTATTTGCTTCGTCGTCGAGCGTTTACGGCATCAATTGCAAAATGCCGTTTGCAGAGGACGACCGAATTCATCAGCCTATCTCGCCATACGCCGCGACCAAGGCGGCGGGCGAATTGCTCTGTCATACGTATTCACATTTGCACGATATACGAACTGTCTGCCTCCGGTTTTTTACCGTATATGGTGCACGGCAACGCCCTGACCTCGCGATCCATAAATTTGCCAAGCTGATCTCTGACGGCAGGCCGATCCAGATGTTTGGCGATGGCACCACACGGCGTGATTACACATATATCGACGACATCATACAGGGCGTCCGGGCGTCGATCGACTATGACGCCTCGATGCACGAAGTCTTTAACCTCGGCGAATCGCAAACTATTGAGCTGAAGGAACTTATTGCGTTAATTGAAAGGGCACTCGACACCAAGGCCGTCATCGACCATCAGCCAATGCAGCCCGGCGACGTGCCCTGTACATACGCCGATATTTCAAAAGCCCGTGAACTGCTCGCCTACAACCCAACGACCAAGATCGCCGACGGCATACCAAAATTTGTTGAATGGTTTTGTGGGACGAAATAG
- a CDS encoding SRPBCC family protein: protein MKPAEASLPSETEVLVKRSFDAAATLVWRAYMEPDLLRRWCTGPPNWSMPVCEMDMRVGGTYQWRWRNDEDGMEFGFTGDVLEVVPHAKIVHTQAFDPGNMGVSMGGEPSIITVTFDEIDGITNVATTIKFASQADRDAALETGMTDGMETSYTRLDDELAKMKSEQI, encoded by the coding sequence ATGAAACCAGCCGAAGCAAGTCTACCCTCAGAAACCGAGGTTTTAGTTAAACGTAGCTTTGATGCCGCTGCCACTCTGGTGTGGCGGGCGTACATGGAACCCGATCTGCTGCGTCGTTGGTGCACCGGTCCGCCTAATTGGTCGATGCCGGTCTGCGAGATGGATATGCGTGTCGGCGGCACGTATCAGTGGCGTTGGCGCAATGATGAAGACGGCATGGAGTTCGGATTCACCGGCGACGTACTTGAGGTAGTTCCGCACGCCAAGATCGTGCATACGCAAGCCTTCGACCCGGGCAACATGGGCGTTTCAATGGGCGGCGAACCATCGATCATCACCGTGACGTTCGACGAGATCGACGGCATCACAAACGTCGCGACCACGATCAAGTTTGCCTCGCAGGCCGACCGCGATGCCGCCCTTGAAACCGGTATGACCGACGGCATGGAGACAAGCTACACGCGGCTCGACGACGAATTGGCGAAGATGAAAAGTGAACAAATATGA
- a CDS encoding pentapeptide repeat-containing protein — protein sequence MSETPKFEHTSLERATFADVSLAGATFNDVDLSGSHFSDVNMQNVDFADVSFANSKIANADLSNVSIDDTNIDGMTINGILVTDLLAAYDKTVSPAANQ from the coding sequence ATGTCAGAAACACCGAAATTCGAACACACCTCGCTCGAGAGAGCCACTTTTGCGGACGTTTCTCTTGCTGGAGCAACATTTAATGATGTCGATCTCAGCGGGTCGCATTTCAGTGATGTGAATATGCAAAATGTTGATTTCGCAGACGTATCTTTTGCAAACTCAAAGATCGCAAACGCCGATCTCAGCAACGTTTCGATCGACGACACCAACATCGACGGTATGACGATCAACGGCATTCTTGTGACTGATCTGCTTGCCGCTTACGACAAGACGGTTTCGCCCGCCGCGAACCAATAA
- a CDS encoding VOC family protein encodes MNKSVPTGTEIVRPFVPARDFDLSKRFYETLGFTMVLDSDEVAIFRLGASSFILQKYFQKDWAENFMMQLMVDDLDAWWVHIESLDLPKVFGVTEPKPPANQPWGLRIAYVIDPSGVLWHVAQRRPDTAHDE; translated from the coding sequence ATGAATAAATCAGTCCCAACTGGAACGGAGATCGTCCGGCCTTTTGTGCCGGCGAGAGACTTTGACCTGTCCAAGCGCTTTTATGAAACGTTGGGATTTACAATGGTGCTGGATAGCGACGAGGTGGCGATCTTTCGTCTCGGTGCGAGCAGCTTCATTCTCCAGAAATATTTCCAGAAGGACTGGGCGGAAAACTTTATGATGCAGCTTATGGTCGATGATCTCGACGCGTGGTGGGTGCATATTGAGTCACTCGATCTGCCCAAGGTGTTCGGCGTAACCGAACCTAAACCACCGGCGAACCAGCCGTGGGGATTACGGATCGCCTACGTTATTGACCCTTCCGGTGTCCTCTGGCACGTTGCCCAACGCCGACCGGACACAGCTCATGACGAATAG
- a CDS encoding alpha/beta hydrolase, whose amino-acid sequence MKRKHNSKTMFFFTAVLLTVFVSGVALGQQQKPVTGYAPVNGLKMYYEIRGEGEPLVLLHGAFMAISGDWSVWINELAKTRKVIAVDMQGHGRTADIKRDITYENLAGDVAGLMDYLKVPKADVMGYSLGGGVAMEFAILHPDKVRKVVIISAPLRRDGWVKEANDFWPNFNVEMMKGTPAETEREVLNPVPNSFPDFFNHIKAAAIRPYDFGSEKLKATKAPFFFINGDADGVRFDHIEEMYRLKGGGYIHGDMFPRSESRLAIIPNTTHVTLMNKMSVIVPMVTDFLDAKPPK is encoded by the coding sequence ATGAAACGAAAACATAACTCGAAGACAATGTTTTTTTTCACCGCCGTGCTCCTGACGGTGTTCGTTTCCGGAGTCGCGTTAGGGCAGCAACAGAAACCGGTTACGGGCTATGCGCCGGTGAATGGGCTCAAGATGTATTACGAGATACGTGGGGAGGGCGAGCCGCTGGTGCTGCTGCATGGGGCGTTTATGGCGATATCGGGCGACTGGAGCGTTTGGATCAACGAGCTTGCTAAGACACGGAAAGTAATCGCCGTCGATATGCAGGGCCACGGGCGAACTGCCGACATCAAACGCGACATTACTTATGAAAACCTCGCGGGCGATGTGGCAGGGCTGATGGATTATCTTAAGGTCCCTAAAGCGGACGTTATGGGTTACAGCTTGGGCGGCGGTGTCGCGATGGAGTTTGCGATCCTCCATCCGGACAAAGTGCGAAAGGTTGTCATCATCTCAGCCCCGCTCCGCCGCGACGGATGGGTCAAGGAAGCAAACGACTTTTGGCCAAACTTCAACGTGGAGATGATGAAGGGCACGCCCGCCGAAACCGAGCGTGAAGTACTAAACCCCGTGCCGAACTCATTCCCCGATTTCTTCAATCACATCAAAGCTGCGGCCATCAGGCCATACGACTTTGGCTCCGAGAAACTCAAAGCCACCAAAGCTCCGTTCTTTTTCATCAACGGCGACGCCGACGGTGTAAGGTTCGATCACATTGAAGAAATGTACCGCCTCAAGGGCGGCGGCTATATACACGGCGACATGTTTCCGCGATCCGAATCAAGACTCGCCATCATCCCCAACACAACCCACGTCACGCTGATGAACAAGATGTCCGTTATCGTGCCAATGGTCACCGACTTCCTCGATGCTAAGCCGCCGAAGTAA
- a CDS encoding winged helix-turn-helix transcriptional regulator, giving the protein MKRDIFQAIADPTRRAIIALIALQAMTPNAIAENFDTTRQAVSKHLRILTECEVVTQEQRGREIYYRLEIEKMKEIDKWMQQYRKIWESRFEQLDVLLAEMKQQDKQERMK; this is encoded by the coding sequence ATGAAACGAGATATTTTCCAAGCCATAGCCGACCCGACGAGGCGTGCGATCATTGCGTTGATCGCGTTGCAGGCGATGACGCCGAACGCGATTGCGGAGAATTTCGATACGACAAGACAAGCGGTTTCTAAGCATCTGCGAATATTGACGGAATGCGAGGTGGTGACGCAGGAACAGCGTGGGCGGGAAATTTACTACCGGCTCGAGATCGAGAAAATGAAAGAGATCGATAAATGGATGCAGCAGTACCGAAAGATATGGGAATCGAGGTTTGAGCAGCTTGATGTGTTGCTTGCCGAGATGAAACAACAGGATAAACAGGAGCGAATGAAATGA
- a CDS encoding VOC family protein, with translation MAKITGIGGVFFKGKDDNKALAEWYNKHLGMPMESWGGTILRWADDTAEDGGLTVWSTAANDTKWFAPSESSFMINYRVDNMDEMIEQLTSGGIEIIQGPESHENGKFAWIMDPDGNKIELWEPMIFDEKNKSV, from the coding sequence ATGGCAAAGATCACAGGGATTGGTGGCGTGTTTTTTAAGGGAAAGGACGACAATAAGGCACTTGCGGAGTGGTACAACAAACACCTCGGGATGCCGATGGAGAGTTGGGGCGGTACAATCCTCAGATGGGCGGACGACACCGCCGAGGACGGCGGCCTTACTGTCTGGAGCACCGCGGCAAATGACACCAAATGGTTTGCTCCGAGTGAATCTTCGTTTATGATCAACTACCGCGTCGATAATATGGACGAAATGATCGAGCAACTCACAAGCGGCGGTATCGAGATCATCCAAGGCCCCGAATCCCACGAAAACGGTAAATTTGCCTGGATCATGGACCCGGACGGCAACAAGATCGAATTGTGGGAACCGATGATCTTTGACGAAAAAAACAAGAGTGTCTGA
- a CDS encoding DUF1801 domain-containing protein yields the protein MTVQKQIDEYIASHAEPKRTDLQALHDMIVQINPTAKLWFLDGKNADGKVVTDPDIGYGSRPHKYADGTVSEFYQIGLSATKTGISVYILGIEDKKYLAETYAKDLGKASVTGYCIRFKTLKDINTDVLEAAVAFGFENKNGKG from the coding sequence ATGACAGTTCAAAAACAGATCGACGAATACATCGCCAGCCACGCGGAACCGAAACGCACCGATTTGCAGGCGTTGCACGACATGATCGTGCAAATAAATCCGACTGCCAAATTATGGTTTCTCGACGGTAAGAACGCAGATGGAAAGGTCGTGACTGATCCGGATATCGGGTATGGATCTCGCCCGCATAAGTACGCCGATGGGACAGTCAGCGAGTTCTACCAGATCGGCCTCAGCGCAACCAAAACCGGGATCTCTGTCTATATCCTCGGTATCGAAGACAAGAAATACCTAGCCGAAACATACGCCAAAGACCTCGGTAAAGCGAGCGTGACCGGCTATTGCATCAGGTTCAAAACTCTAAAAGATATAAACACCGATGTCCTCGAAGCGGCGGTTGCGTTTGGGTTTGAGAATAAGAATGGAAAAGGGTGA
- a CDS encoding SIMPL domain-containing protein (The SIMPL domain is named for its presence in mouse protein SIMPL (signalling molecule that associates with mouse pelle-like kinase). Bacterial member BP26, from Brucella, was shown to assemble into a channel-like structure, while YggE from E. coli has been associated with resistance to oxidative stress.), which produces MKLLFAVLFCGLIVTTTFSQTVRSSVSVVGEAKMSISPDQVVFTFEVVTADKDLAVAKRTNDTRSAKTLTAAKVFQIGAQDIQTDSLTISPQYTGSKDPRGEHVLIGYEVIKRIFITLKELDKIDTFLSKAIEAGVNRVVAISIENSQMQKFQEEVRAMAVKNAQSKARTYAQQLGQTVGRAYVIREDGADSPSFDTGSGSGSGDGNGMGASENGNIDTPTNPFVRQVTFALGQIEIEEKVYVIFELIR; this is translated from the coding sequence ATGAAACTACTATTTGCAGTTCTCTTTTGCGGGCTGATCGTCACTACAACTTTTTCGCAAACCGTCCGTTCGTCTGTCTCTGTTGTCGGCGAAGCCAAAATGAGTATTTCGCCCGATCAGGTCGTCTTCACTTTTGAAGTGGTGACCGCTGACAAGGACTTGGCGGTCGCCAAGCGGACGAACGACACTCGCTCTGCAAAGACGCTAACGGCCGCCAAAGTATTTCAGATCGGTGCGCAGGATATTCAGACGGACAGCTTGACCATTTCGCCGCAGTACACTGGCTCCAAAGACCCTCGCGGGGAGCATGTGCTGATTGGCTACGAGGTGATCAAACGAATCTTTATTACCCTAAAGGAACTCGACAAGATCGACACCTTTCTTTCTAAAGCTATCGAGGCTGGGGTAAACCGCGTCGTTGCTATCAGCATCGAGAACAGCCAGATGCAAAAGTTTCAAGAAGAGGTGAGAGCGATGGCCGTCAAAAACGCCCAGTCCAAAGCCCGAACATACGCCCAACAGCTTGGACAAACCGTCGGCAGAGCTTATGTGATCAGAGAGGACGGTGCAGATTCACCATCTTTCGATACTGGTAGTGGTTCAGGGAGTGGCGACGGTAATGGCATGGGAGCATCCGAGAACGGCAACATCGACACGCCAACAAATCCATTTGTCCGTCAAGTCACCTTTGCTCTTGGCCAGATTGAAATCGAAGAAAAGGTGTATGTGATTTTCGAATTGATTCGTTGA
- a CDS encoding RDD family protein, producing the protein MSRHIIETEETLIIETPERVPLEFALASIGNRFLAVAIDHFIQYLSIFIVAWVLFALAGMSASDVVDSPDKMFSEMPKWTIAITILGLFLIFAGYFIFFEWLLNGQTPGKKLMKLRVIREDGRPITLWEAIARNLLRIGDAVPGFIIPVYSIGLITIFLSNRDQRLGDIFAGTVVIRERADEAPTFAQTFSNPVSDTAFSRVQKRLEFQADIDLVSEVEIEVVESFLRRRWDLTDKQRIWMAWRVALPLMYKLKPNYDITEFTYEGFLEELLHRYHARRKFLN; encoded by the coding sequence ATGTCGCGCCACATCATCGAAACCGAAGAAACGCTGATCATCGAAACGCCCGAGCGTGTACCGCTCGAGTTTGCCCTGGCGTCGATCGGTAACCGATTCTTGGCGGTGGCTATCGATCATTTCATTCAATATTTATCGATTTTTATTGTCGCTTGGGTTCTGTTCGCTCTGGCCGGGATGAGTGCGAGCGATGTCGTCGATTCACCGGACAAGATGTTCAGCGAGATGCCCAAGTGGACGATCGCGATCACAATACTCGGCCTTTTTCTGATATTTGCCGGTTATTTTATCTTTTTTGAGTGGTTGTTAAATGGCCAGACGCCGGGCAAAAAGCTTATGAAGCTTCGCGTGATCCGTGAGGATGGCCGCCCCATCACACTATGGGAGGCGATCGCCCGTAACCTTTTGCGGATCGGCGATGCCGTGCCGGGCTTTATCATTCCGGTTTATTCGATCGGGCTGATCACGATCTTTTTGAGCAATCGCGATCAGCGCCTCGGTGATATCTTTGCCGGGACGGTCGTTATCCGCGAGCGTGCGGACGAAGCACCGACATTTGCACAGACATTCTCAAATCCGGTCAGCGATACGGCATTTAGCCGCGTGCAGAAACGACTGGAGTTTCAGGCCGACATCGACCTGGTGAGCGAAGTCGAGATCGAGGTTGTCGAGAGCTTTCTGCGCCGCCGCTGGGACCTCACCGACAAGCAGCGTATCTGGATGGCGTGGCGTGTAGCACTGCCGCTGATGTATAAGCTCAAGCCGAATTACGACATCACTGAATTTACATACGAGGGATTTCTCGAGGAACTGCTCCACCGTTACCACGCAAGACGGAAATTTCTAAACTAG
- a CDS encoding YhgN family NAAT transporter, which yields MEILFAALTLFLIMDPIGNIPPFLAVLKDVPTERRRPVLIRELLLALGILLLFLFLGGYILQLLGLRQESISIAGGIILFIIAIRMIFPVEGGLVGETPEGEPFLVPLAVPLVAGPSVLASILLLKQSSNLGTAGLLGAVSIAWAVSAAILISAPYLLKLLKQRGLIAMERLMGMLLVILSVQMFLDGISAFMKK from the coding sequence ATGGAAATACTGTTCGCCGCTTTGACGTTGTTTCTGATCATGGATCCGATAGGGAACATACCGCCGTTCCTTGCGGTGCTCAAAGACGTCCCGACGGAGCGGCGTCGGCCGGTTTTGATCCGCGAACTGCTGCTCGCTCTCGGCATACTTCTTCTGTTCCTTTTTCTCGGTGGATACATTCTCCAGCTTCTCGGGCTGCGACAGGAATCAATTAGCATCGCGGGCGGGATAATTCTTTTCATTATCGCCATTCGTATGATCTTCCCGGTCGAGGGCGGCCTCGTTGGCGAAACACCGGAAGGTGAACCTTTTCTCGTTCCGCTCGCGGTCCCGCTGGTCGCCGGGCCTTCCGTGCTCGCTTCGATCTTGTTGTTAAAACAGTCGAGTAATCTGGGAACAGCCGGTCTCCTCGGCGCAGTTTCGATCGCGTGGGCGGTGAGTGCGGCGATACTCATCTCTGCACCCTATCTGCTCAAACTATTGAAGCAACGCGGCCTCATCGCAATGGAGCGTCTGATGGGAATGCTGCTCGTAATACTTTCAGTTCAAATGTTCCTAGACGGAATCTCGGCCTTCATGAAAAAGTAG
- a CDS encoding SRPBCC domain-containing protein — translation MSEKNVIVDRVFAADNHTVWRALTENDLMKQWYFDLAEFRPEVGFKFEFLAGDEAGKQWKHVCEVTEVVLEKKLVHTWTYEGYSGVSYVTWELFADGESTRLKLTHSGIETFPGEVPELAIHNFEKGWDHIVNISLKEFLEKE, via the coding sequence ATGAGTGAAAAAAATGTAATTGTAGATAGGGTTTTTGCGGCAGACAATCACACAGTTTGGCGAGCCCTGACGGAAAATGACCTGATGAAGCAGTGGTACTTCGACCTCGCGGAATTTCGCCCTGAGGTCGGATTCAAGTTCGAGTTCCTCGCCGGCGACGAAGCCGGTAAACAGTGGAAGCACGTTTGCGAAGTCACCGAGGTCGTGCTCGAGAAAAAGCTGGTGCACACTTGGACATACGAAGGCTATAGCGGTGTTTCGTACGTCACGTGGGAACTGTTCGCTGATGGTGAGAGTACTCGACTAAAACTGACACATTCGGGGATCGAAACGTTTCCTGGCGAAGTGCCGGAATTGGCAATTCACAATTTTGAGAAAGGTTGGGACCATATTGTTAATATCTCGCTCAAGGAATTTTTGGAGAAAGAATGA
- a CDS encoding dihydrofolate reductase: MRKLIVAEFMTIDGVIQNEENDGDGFKHGGWFFPFADEVTGAVVQERLAKPVDLLLGRKTFDVFEQYWPTHSNFWPNVMTATKYVASNTRDSSDWQPSVFLGGDIAEKVRELKAQDGPDIYVMGSANLCQTLFKNDLIDAMELMIIPITLGPGKRLFQDGNIPAAFKVTSSQIAPKGIICITYERDGDVKTGAPQIEEDN, translated from the coding sequence ATGAGAAAACTAATTGTAGCTGAATTCATGACGATCGATGGCGTCATACAGAATGAGGAAAATGACGGCGACGGGTTTAAGCATGGCGGGTGGTTTTTTCCGTTTGCGGACGAGGTGACGGGAGCGGTGGTGCAGGAGCGGCTGGCTAAGCCTGTCGATCTGCTGTTGGGGCGAAAGACCTTTGATGTGTTCGAGCAATATTGGCCGACGCACTCGAACTTCTGGCCGAACGTCATGACCGCGACAAAGTACGTCGCCTCGAATACTCGTGACTCAAGCGATTGGCAGCCGAGCGTCTTTTTGGGCGGCGACATCGCCGAAAAGGTCCGCGAGCTCAAAGCTCAGGACGGCCCGGACATATACGTAATGGGCAGCGCAAATCTGTGTCAGACGCTCTTCAAAAACGATCTCATCGACGCGATGGAGCTAATGATAATCCCGATCACCCTCGGTCCCGGCAAACGCCTGTTCCAGGACGGCAACATCCCCGCCGCCTTCAAGGTAACCAGCAGCCAGATCGCCCCAAAAGGTATCATCTGCATAACCTACGAACGCGACGGCGACGTTAAGACCGGAGCACCGCAGATAGAGGAGGATAACTAA